The following proteins come from a genomic window of Misgurnus anguillicaudatus chromosome 10, ASM2758022v2, whole genome shotgun sequence:
- the LOC129433414 gene encoding uncharacterized protein — translation MSVFRIKERRLAFQRVTGSTLHCCVPLCTVSSNYNKVISFHAFPVDAAVRAKWMQNIRRDDFNPTQNTRVCSRHFKQTDLNVTAGGLRRLKKGAVPVYFSWNGYKLPAPRPSVWERRPRAESPAPESDSDSEMDTEMAIDHDYCVVPETGARASNLADENEALRRQIRELQQQLEAQKLRQRFGIDRLSTSDENMRFYTRFASYKSFMAFWKLIEPAVIHKMVRITSAKTASASISTVHHPTTKLRPIDELLLFLMYLSVGFPLNDLAERFSIHRTTASRIISTWTHFLYCLLGSQRLWIPPEVVRAHLPPEFADFSDTQVVLDCTEIFCQTPSSLLLQTEVFSTYKSHTTFKAMIGMAPHGAVTFVSGLYAGSMSDREIFKLSGIIKLLKPGMAIMVDKGFVVDNLAPCKVYRPAFLSNKRQMSREDVRQTQSIARLRVHVERCIRRVKENKLFDKDIPLSICGNIDELFSVACFLVSYQNGPLVKAWATPQ, via the exons ATGAGTGTTTTTAGAATTAAAGAGAGGCGACTTGCCTTTCAGAGAGTTACAGGCTCAACACTTCATTGTTGTGTGCCATTATGTACCGTTTCGTCAAACTACAACAAAGTAATCAGCTTTCATGCATTCCCCGTTGATGCTGCGGTACGGGCTAAGTGGATGCAAAATATCCGGAGGGATGACTTCAACCCGACCCAAAACACCCGGGTCTGTAGTCGGCATTTTAAGCAGACTGATTTAAATGTGACTGCCGGGGGGTTGAGGAGGCTGAAGAAGGGAGCCGTACCAGTTTACTTTTCGTGGAATGGGTACAAACTACCTGCGCCCCGACCGAGCGTCTGGGAACGGCGTCCGCGGGCCGAGAGTCCCGCACCAGAGTCAGACTCGGACTCGGAGATGGATACCGAAATGGCCATAGATCATGACTACTGTGTAGTCCCTGAAACAGGAGCGAGGGCGAGTAATTTGGCAGACGAGAATGAAGCCCTACGTCGCCAGATCAGAGAGCTACAACAGCAGTTAGAAGCCCAGAAACTTCGCCAGCGTTTTGGGATAGATCGCCTGTCTACATCAGATGAGAACATGCGCTTTTATACCAGGTTTGCGTCCTACAAGAGTTTCATGGCATTTTGGAAATTAATTGAACCTGCTGTGATCCACAAGATGGTGCGCATAACCAGTGCCAAGACAGCTTCTGCCAGCATCAGCACAGTCCATCACCCAACAACG AAACTGAGACCCATTGATGAGTTGCTGCTGTTCCTGATGTATCTGTCAGTGGGTTTTCCTCTCAATGACCTTGCAGAGAGGTTCAGCATTCACCGCACTACTGCAAGTCGGATCATCTCCACATGGACTCATTTTCTGTACTGCCTGCTGGGAAGCCAGCGCCTTTGGATTCCTCCAGAGGTAGTGAGAGCTCACCTCCCACCTGAGTTTGCAGATTTTTCAGATACACAGGTAGTCCTCGATTGTACAGAGATATTCTGTCAGACGCCATCCTCTCTGCTCCTTCAAACTGAGGTGTTTTCTACCTACAAATCGCACACAACATTCAAGGCTATGATTGGCATGGCACCCCACGGTGCTGTCACTTTTGTGTCTGGGCTATATGCAGGCTCTATGAGTGATCGCGAGATCTTTAAGCTGTCTGGGATTATAAAGCTTTTAAAGCCAGGTATGGCGATCATGGTGGACAAAGGTTTTGTTGTGGACAACCTTGCTCCTTGTAAGGTGTACCGGCCTGCCTTTCTCAGCAACAAACGACAAATGAGTCGAGAGGATGTCAGACAAACACAGTCAATTGCACGTCTGAGAGTGCATGTGGAGAGGTGCATAAGGAGAGTGAAAGAAAACAAACTGTTTGACAAGGACATACCACTGTCTATATGCGGGAACATTGATGAATTGTTCAGTGTGGCCTGCTTCCTGGTCAGTTATCAGAATGGGCCGTTAGTGAAGGCATGGGCAACTCCCCAATGA